A stretch of the Theileria equi strain WA chromosome 1, complete sequence genome encodes the following:
- a CDS encoding signal peptide-containing protein (encoded by transcript BEWA_031550A) — protein sequence MRVLAVLWTVCLVRLCSAGCCGGGTRDDDDGPYGGSTENLRSSPSQSSRQDGVALDLSNPDESKLEIRESVTHGVSYRGFIPKSGYHTNKVKDGGKELWKAEAGEKYFLAQSYTKGNEAVLYLEISGSSGTTHKYFEKVDGKWDGITQGDFLKKLHEMRNGVTNQPSVESSQESPNPPKAPTQPEAVPPGEESKEEKVLTQPTQESTPTEPKEEPEPVSPLASKVDSTLFDVSESNSDGVPLLTCTPKPNIVVTEFKYGDDTIWKNSRGSCLSALIYFDEDKPEVVTLQYRAYGKDRTIFLHYNGDEWEDNQEEYAKKLNILKGVPPPATQSTVRVNTTLDLLNPDVESVHVGGGDEDGLAKRVFTPNDGFAMTKVVIRGDLIWKAKRPGEKCTLVESYSKGESMLAYLKLESATGLDLKYLERVNGEWKEVTITEFYQKLGGMRKKKEESPEEEIEIHLKRAKKRLEESESAPAVAKSSGNTNANREVSTPKSPTPITLDLSNPDNSKIKTTRREDNGIAVKEYVPKDPFYISSVMDGDKEVWKPASEKEEFVFARVSSKGDSSLLLIFLEDADNRFFEKNANGWTSIDEKDYEQKLAELKYAG from the coding sequence ATGAGGGTGCTGGCAGTACTATGGACGGTATGCCTGGTAAGACTATGCAGTGCAGGTTGTTGTGGAGGAGGTACTAGAGATGACGATGATGGGCCTTATGGTGGATCTACGGAGAATCTTAGGAGTAGTCCATCTCAATCATCTAGACAGGATGGAGTCGCTCTTGATCTTTCTAATCCTGATGAATCCAAGTTAGAAATTAGGGAAAGTGTAACTCATGGAGTAAGTTACAGGGGATTCATTCCTAAATCTGGCTATCATACCAATaaagtaaaggatggtggCAAGGAGTTATGGAAGGCTGAAGCTGGTGAAAAGTATTTCCTTGCACAGTCTTACACAAAGGGAAATGAAGCAGTTCTTTACCTGGAGATTTCCGGAAGTAGTGGTACTACGCAtaaatactttgagaaggttgatggaaaatgggaTGGTATCACACAAGGAGACTTTTTAAAGAAGCTTCatgaaatgaggaatggtGTTACTAATCAACCTTCTGTAGAATCTTCTCAGGAATCTCCTAACCCTCCTAAGGCTCCTACTCAACCAGAGGCAGTTCCTCCCGGtgaagaatctaaagaGGAGAAGGTACTTACTCAACCTACTCAAGAATCTACTCCAACAGAGCCCAAGGAAGAGCCTGAACCTGTAAGCCCTTTGGCTTCCAAGGTCGATTCTACTCTATTTGATGTGAGTGAATCTAACTCTGACGGAGTGCCACTTTTGACATGCACGCCAAAGCCTAATATTGTAGTCACAGAATTCAAGTATGGTGACGATACAATTTGGAAGAACTCTAGAGGTTCATGTTTATCGGCTCTAATCTACTTTGATGAAGACAAACCAGAAGTTGTAACACTACAATATAGAGCGTATGGTAAAGATCGCACTATCTTCCTCCACTATAACGGTGATGAATGGGAAGATAACCAGGAAGAATATGCAAAGAAGCTTAACATATTGAAGGGAGTTCCTCCTCCAGCTACTCAATCAACTGTACGAGTCAATACCACCCTTGACCTCTTGAATCCAGATGTAGAATCAGTACATGTTGGTGGTGGCGATGAGGACGGACTGGCTAAAAGGGTCTTTACTCCAAATGACGGTTTTGCTATGACCAAGGTTGTTATCAGAGGAGATCTGATTTGGAAGGCTAAAAGACCTGGTGAGAAATGCactcttgtagaatcttATAGCAAGGGGGAGTCAATGCTGGCTTATTTAAAGCTTGAGAGTGCCACTGGACTAGATTTAAAGTATCTTGAAAGAgtaaatggagaatggaaggaagtCACTATTACTGAATTTTATCAGAAACTTGGAGGAatgagaaagaagaaagaggaaTCCCCAGAGGAAGAGATAGAAATACATTTGAAACGTGCCAAGAAGAGGCTAGAGGAGAGTGAGTCTGCTCCTGCAGTTGCTAAATCATCTGGAAATACCAATGCTAACAGAGAGGTTAGTACTCCTAAATCTCCTACTCCCATTACCCTTGATCTTTCTAATCCTGACAACTCTAAGATAAAGACTACGAGAAGAGAAGATAACGGAATAGCTGTTAAGGAATATGTTCCAAAGGACCCTTTCTACATCTCTTCTGTTATGGATGGTGACAAGGAGGTATGGAAACCAGCAtctgaaaaggaagagtttGTGTTTGCGAGAGTATCCTCCAAGGGAGACTCTTCTCTCCTTTTAATATTTCTTGAAGATGCTGATAATAGgttctttgaaaagaatgctAATGGATGGACTTCcattgatgaaaaagacTATGAACAGAAGCTTGCTGAATTGAAGTATGCTGGTTAA
- a CDS encoding hypothetical protein (encoded by transcript BEWA_031560A) — translation MSKRPIFDLSDLPTLDSLTKCKDFVEKLKESNRGIAEGLREGTFASTVDANLEIIKSDAPELKIKEQEEEAIVLEVGAGVFDVKGDPMSKESAKKAGVTVVDVDSEVVKEPTPLITEIVRDEDAH, via the exons ATGTCAAAAAGGCCGATTTTTGACCTTTCTGACTTGCCAACTCTGGATTCTCTGAcaaaatgtaaagattTTGTAGAGAAATTAAAGGAATCCAACAGAGGTATCGCAGAGGGGCTCAGGGAGGGGACATTTGCCAGCACAGTCGACGCTAACCTAGAAATCATCAAAAGTGACGCTCCAGAGCTCAAAATAAAGGAGCAGGAAGAGGAAGCTATCGTTTTAG AAGTCGGAGCTGGCGTTTTCGATGTTAAAGGAGATCCAATGAGCAAAGAATCAGCCAAGAAGGCAGGTGTAACGGTAGTAGACGTCGACAGCGAG GTTGTCAAGGAACCTACTCCTCTCATTACCGAAATAGTTAGAGATGAAGATGCACATTGA